A portion of the Ferviditalea candida genome contains these proteins:
- a CDS encoding cytochrome (ubi)quinol oxidase subunit III, translating into MSSHADSHGHGGALPEYPEKATLEGRNKLLGFWFFLGGESVLFGSLFATFIALRGQVLDGPSPHELFNLATVALATFILLTSSLTSVFAVQGLHRHNVKTIQMWLAVTVVLGLAFLGLEIYEFNEYVREGHKFTTSAFSSSFYTLVGFHGGHVLFGVLWIGLLMAQLVKKGLTVVTAPKIYVAALYWHFVDLVWVFIFTVVYLMGKVG; encoded by the coding sequence ATGAGCAGTCACGCGGATTCGCACGGTCATGGCGGCGCGCTTCCTGAATATCCCGAAAAAGCTACATTGGAAGGCCGCAATAAACTTCTTGGATTTTGGTTTTTTCTCGGCGGGGAGTCGGTGCTCTTCGGCTCATTGTTCGCGACATTTATCGCACTGCGGGGTCAGGTACTGGATGGCCCATCACCGCATGAACTATTCAATTTGGCCACGGTTGCATTGGCGACATTCATCCTGTTGACCTCAAGCTTGACAAGCGTATTTGCGGTACAAGGCTTGCATCGGCATAATGTCAAAACGATTCAAATGTGGCTGGCCGTAACCGTCGTGCTGGGTCTGGCTTTCCTCGGATTGGAGATCTACGAATTCAACGAGTACGTTCGTGAAGGACACAAATTTACGACCAGCGCATTCAGTTCCTCATTCTACACGCTGGTAGGCTTTCACGGGGGACACGTACTGTTCGGTGTACTGTGGATCGGGCTTCTAATGGCCCAATTGGTCAAAAAAGGCCTGACGGTTGTAACGGCACCGAAAATTTACGTTGCCGCACTGTATTGGCACTTTGTCGATCTGGTTTGGGTATTCATCTTTACCGTTGTTTATCTGATGGGAAAGGTGGGATAA
- a CDS encoding YkoP family protein — protein sequence MGKWTMRMKLFFLTIWSLWDPVYYFFTRLCYINRGSRNIFRIRLTRYKGREVELSDGTQIATNDLLVKLHLHNVILLKETLGMNPIQRARYIKREVERSLPELADYIRGYSCYEEIKGIIGITFLNKGVHRLGFETVSIVNGFYKLYKFLTLLPILLLFSISPSVRELIHHKPMYLFMTKQTLERKYGMRLPMNYR from the coding sequence ATGGGGAAATGGACAATGCGAATGAAATTGTTTTTTTTAACCATTTGGAGTTTATGGGATCCGGTTTACTATTTTTTTACAAGACTTTGCTATATTAACCGTGGATCGAGGAATATTTTCCGGATTCGACTCACCCGCTACAAAGGTCGTGAAGTGGAACTGTCTGACGGAACCCAAATAGCGACAAATGATCTGTTGGTCAAATTGCACCTTCATAATGTCATTCTGCTGAAAGAAACCTTAGGCATGAATCCGATTCAGCGGGCCCGTTATATCAAACGCGAGGTTGAACGCTCATTGCCCGAATTAGCCGACTATATCAGGGGATATAGCTGCTATGAGGAAATCAAGGGGATCATCGGGATCACTTTTCTGAATAAAGGGGTTCATCGTTTGGGATTTGAAACAGTTTCGATTGTTAACGGGTTTTATAAGTTGTATAAATTTCTAACATTGCTGCCGATTCTTTTATTATTTTCGATAAGTCCTTCCGTTCGTGAGTTGATTCACCACAAACCGATGTATTTGTTCATGACCAAACAAACGCTTGAACGAAAATACGGTATGCGCTTGCCCATGAATTACCGCTAA
- a CDS encoding cytochrome C oxidase subunit IV family protein, with the protein MENNHASQQVKRNTAHEGPKNHIIAFALSIVLTILAFMTVGYKDQLDQTFVWGFLIILAIIQATIQAVVWMHLKDRGHMQQRIFIISGAFVAFTAVIMGLYWVWW; encoded by the coding sequence ATGGAAAACAATCATGCTTCTCAACAAGTCAAAAGGAATACGGCACATGAGGGGCCTAAAAATCATATAATTGCGTTCGCATTATCCATTGTGCTGACCATTCTCGCATTTATGACCGTAGGTTACAAAGATCAATTGGATCAGACCTTTGTTTGGGGATTCCTGATCATTCTGGCCATCATTCAGGCTACGATACAAGCAGTGGTTTGGATGCATTTGAAGGATCGCGGTCATATGCAGCAAAGAATTTTTATCATCAGCGGCGCATTTGTAGCATTTACAGCAGTTATTATGGGTCTATATTGGGTATGGTGGTAA
- a CDS encoding DUF5317 domain-containing protein — MVYDGIILSLILGLIRKGSLKGLARIELKYGWVFPLLLIFQIGVFYFQQSSDLIARFSSYSFMLVYIVGLIFLWLNRASSGFMWILAGVFLNFLAMAVNGGRMPVSVDVAAKVLDPSYIQELTGGLYAKHAAMSDSTLLGFLGDVIAYNRPYLGPQVISIGDIIMNIGIFIYIQFLMVTDKTHINSSYVDSMGR, encoded by the coding sequence ATGGTTTATGACGGCATTATTTTGTCCCTTATTCTGGGACTTATTCGAAAAGGAAGCCTCAAGGGGCTGGCCCGGATCGAATTGAAATACGGATGGGTTTTTCCGCTGCTGCTGATTTTTCAAATCGGTGTATTTTATTTTCAGCAATCAAGCGATCTGATCGCGCGATTCAGCTCATATTCTTTCATGCTGGTGTATATCGTCGGTTTGATTTTCTTATGGTTGAATCGAGCATCTTCGGGATTTATGTGGATTCTTGCAGGGGTATTCCTGAATTTTTTGGCGATGGCCGTGAACGGAGGGAGAATGCCCGTTTCCGTGGACGTTGCCGCAAAGGTGTTGGATCCTTCTTACATACAAGAATTAACCGGAGGATTATATGCGAAACATGCGGCCATGAGCGATTCGACCTTGCTCGGGTTTCTTGGCGATGTAATCGCATACAATCGGCCTTATTTAGGGCCTCAGGTGATCAGCATCGGCGACATCATCATGAATATTGGAATCTTTATCTATATTCAATTTTTAATGGTTACCGACAAAACACACATAAATTCTTCCTATGTAGACTCTATGGGGAGGTGA
- a CDS encoding endonuclease/exonuclease/phosphatase family protein — MQIRVVTYNIHHGKGTDRQLNLDRIANLLGALNADIIGLNEIDRFFSRRSRYMDQVAFLADKLKMNFAFGAAVTFRQKQASMLRQYGSAVLTRHPIVFSKNHSYDRPGIWESRALLETGIELEGEQIRVFTTHLSLNPLSQKQQIYRMLERISDTGEKPVIAMGDWNMKPGSKSWRTITGQLNDVCGLLGLNRKECATFPSFRPGFQLDYIFVSRHFQAVAAGPVRDISLASDHLPLSAELKMLQPNLTEQI, encoded by the coding sequence ATGCAAATCCGAGTGGTTACGTATAATATCCATCATGGCAAAGGAACCGACAGACAACTGAATCTTGACCGGATTGCGAATTTGCTGGGAGCTCTTAATGCGGATATCATCGGGCTGAACGAAATCGATCGTTTTTTTTCCAGGAGAAGCCGGTATATGGATCAAGTTGCTTTTTTGGCCGATAAGCTTAAGATGAATTTCGCATTTGGAGCGGCCGTTACTTTCAGACAGAAGCAAGCATCCATGCTGCGACAGTATGGCAGCGCCGTACTGACGCGTCATCCTATCGTGTTCAGTAAGAATCATTCCTATGATCGGCCCGGAATATGGGAAAGCAGAGCGCTGCTGGAAACCGGGATTGAATTGGAAGGGGAGCAGATTCGAGTGTTTACAACACATTTGAGTTTAAATCCATTGTCGCAGAAACAACAAATTTATCGGATGCTCGAACGAATTTCCGACACCGGAGAGAAGCCGGTTATTGCAATGGGGGATTGGAACATGAAGCCCGGCTCGAAGTCGTGGCGGACAATAACGGGGCAATTGAATGATGTATGCGGCCTTCTTGGACTGAATCGGAAAGAGTGCGCCACTTTTCCCTCTTTTCGTCCGGGTTTTCAGCTGGATTATATTTTTGTCAGCAGGCATTTCCAAGCTGTTGCTGCCGGGCCGGTACGCGATATCAGCCTGGCATCGGATCATCTTCCGTTGAGCGCGGAATTGAAAATGTTACAGCCGAATTTAACGGAGCAGATTTAA
- a CDS encoding MGDG synthase family glycosyltransferase, which yields MKILLLPFLNISSGHHQAADALMTSIGDVHSCSSCKKVDILQYSYQMIEPLVSAAYLKWIGFFPGSYSWIYRNLAYRRKTDHYYLYEAIFLKFMERLLIEEQPDYIFCTHSLPSYLLNRLKSVNSLHAPTVNVYTDYFINDIWGIRHADYHFVPDWHFKQYLMDKGVPEKRILITGIPIHPHIQRSEQAKKIKSTFPLNLLISGGSLGSGEILKLIGNLRLSGYIRYWVLCGKNLELYDTLSQMNHPLLRAFPYIRSRSDMNQLYDLADGIVAKPGGVTMSEAISKKLPIFIFHALPGQEEFNLQHLRSLGLVFLLKRETDIEQQILSVLLNKSVRENWNQRIDAYERKITDKNLALTLQRLFSNSSNDQ from the coding sequence ATGAAAATTTTGTTATTGCCTTTTTTAAATATTTCATCCGGACATCATCAAGCCGCTGACGCACTCATGACATCCATTGGCGATGTTCATTCCTGTTCGTCATGCAAGAAAGTGGATATTTTACAATATAGTTATCAAATGATCGAGCCGCTGGTTTCGGCTGCCTATTTGAAATGGATTGGTTTCTTTCCAGGCAGCTACAGCTGGATATACCGGAATTTAGCCTATCGCAGAAAAACGGATCATTATTACCTTTATGAAGCCATTTTTCTTAAATTTATGGAACGCTTGTTAATTGAGGAACAACCTGATTACATCTTCTGCACCCATTCGCTCCCTTCTTATTTGTTAAATCGTTTGAAAAGCGTTAACAGCTTGCATGCTCCGACAGTCAATGTATATACCGATTACTTTATTAACGATATTTGGGGAATTCGGCACGCAGATTATCATTTTGTTCCAGACTGGCATTTCAAACAGTATTTAATGGACAAGGGGGTTCCCGAGAAGCGGATACTTATTACGGGCATTCCAATTCATCCGCATATTCAAAGGTCCGAGCAAGCAAAAAAAATCAAGAGCACTTTTCCTTTAAATTTATTAATTTCCGGAGGCAGCTTGGGATCAGGGGAAATTCTCAAACTCATCGGGAATCTGAGGCTTTCAGGATATATCCGCTACTGGGTGCTTTGCGGCAAAAATCTCGAATTGTACGACACACTGAGTCAAATGAATCACCCGCTATTGAGGGCCTTTCCCTATATCCGCTCACGCAGCGATATGAACCAACTGTATGATCTAGCAGACGGAATTGTAGCCAAACCCGGTGGAGTCACCATGAGCGAAGCAATTTCCAAAAAACTTCCGATCTTCATCTTTCATGCTCTTCCCGGACAGGAGGAGTTTAATCTGCAGCATTTGCGCAGTTTAGGATTGGTTTTCCTTTTGAAACGTGAAACGGACATCGAACAGCAGATTCTTTCCGTCCTGCTCAACAAATCTGTACGGGAGAATTGGAACCAACGAATTGACGCCTATGAACGGAAAATCACGGATAAGAACCTTGCTTTGACGCTGCAGAGACTGTTTTCAAATTCATCGAACGATCAATAG
- the ctaD gene encoding cytochrome c oxidase subunit I, whose amino-acid sequence MSHSHSVKRYHGLMDWLTTVDHKKIAILYLVAGGFFLAVGGFEAMLIRLQLMFPENTFVAAHTFNELITMHGTTMIFLAGMPLLFALMNAVVPLQIGARDVAFPFVNALGFWLFFFGGVLMNISWFIGTVPDAGWTSYPPLASNTYSGMGVNYYVVGLQIAGLGSLIGGINFLVTIVNMRAPGMSFMRMPLFTWTIFIASAIILFAFPAITVGLVLLLFDRLFGANFFEVANGGNPVLWQHIFWIFGHPEVYILILPAFGVISEVVSTFSSKRLFGYSSMVFATVLIGFLSFMVWAHHMFSVGLGPVANALFSVATMLIAVPTGIKIFNWLFTYWGGHIRFTTANLFASSFIPTFVIGGVTGVMLSVAPADYQFHDTYFVVAHFHYTIVGGLVFGIFAGLFYWWPKMFGRMLDERLGKVTFWFFFIGFHLTFLVQHFLGLQGMPRRVFTYLKGQGWDTENMISTVGALMMGIASIVLLINVLITSLKPRNADADPWDGRTLEWAIPSPPPEYNFAQTPLVRGLDALWVEKEAGNKTITPAEPLGPIHMPSPSILPFVMSVGFFIAGFGFMYAKHEFANGIASFLFGNYIVAVAGLVIVLVSMFLRSVFDDHGFHIEPEELQEKGVKA is encoded by the coding sequence GTGTCTCATTCACATTCGGTTAAAAGATATCACGGACTGATGGATTGGCTGACGACGGTGGATCACAAGAAAATCGCGATATTGTATTTGGTGGCTGGAGGCTTCTTCCTTGCCGTCGGTGGATTTGAAGCGATGCTCATTCGCCTTCAGCTGATGTTTCCCGAAAATACATTTGTGGCCGCTCATACATTTAATGAACTCATTACCATGCACGGAACAACGATGATCTTCCTAGCTGGGATGCCGCTGTTATTCGCCCTGATGAATGCGGTAGTGCCTTTGCAGATCGGAGCACGTGACGTTGCATTTCCATTCGTTAACGCACTTGGCTTCTGGCTCTTTTTCTTCGGGGGTGTATTGATGAACATAAGTTGGTTCATTGGTACGGTTCCGGATGCGGGATGGACCTCCTATCCTCCCTTGGCCAGCAATACTTATTCCGGAATGGGCGTCAACTATTACGTCGTGGGTCTTCAAATTGCCGGTCTCGGATCTCTTATCGGGGGCATTAACTTTCTGGTGACGATTGTCAATATGCGTGCTCCGGGAATGTCTTTCATGCGCATGCCGCTGTTTACATGGACGATATTCATTGCGTCGGCGATCATTCTGTTCGCTTTCCCGGCGATTACGGTTGGACTGGTGCTTCTATTGTTCGACCGTTTGTTCGGCGCCAATTTCTTTGAAGTCGCCAATGGCGGCAATCCGGTTCTTTGGCAGCACATCTTCTGGATCTTCGGACATCCCGAAGTATATATCCTGATACTGCCCGCTTTCGGAGTCATTTCCGAGGTGGTATCCACTTTCTCCAGCAAGCGTTTGTTTGGATACAGCTCGATGGTCTTTGCTACCGTGCTGATCGGATTTTTGAGTTTCATGGTCTGGGCGCACCATATGTTCTCTGTCGGTCTCGGGCCGGTAGCGAATGCGCTGTTCTCCGTCGCCACGATGCTGATCGCTGTGCCGACCGGAATTAAAATCTTCAATTGGCTGTTCACTTATTGGGGCGGGCACATCCGATTTACTACAGCCAATCTGTTTGCATCCTCCTTTATTCCGACATTCGTTATCGGCGGCGTTACCGGGGTTATGTTGTCCGTGGCGCCTGCCGACTATCAGTTCCATGACACTTATTTTGTTGTCGCTCACTTCCACTACACGATTGTCGGAGGTTTAGTATTCGGAATTTTTGCAGGGCTGTTTTATTGGTGGCCCAAAATGTTCGGCCGCATGCTTGATGAGAGGCTGGGCAAAGTGACATTCTGGTTTTTCTTTATCGGGTTCCATTTGACCTTCCTTGTCCAGCATTTCCTTGGTTTGCAGGGTATGCCGCGGCGCGTATTTACCTATCTTAAAGGACAGGGATGGGATACCGAAAACATGATCAGTACAGTCGGTGCGCTGATGATGGGGATTGCTAGTATTGTGCTGCTGATTAACGTCCTGATTACATCATTAAAGCCGAGGAATGCCGATGCCGACCCATGGGACGGCCGGACGCTGGAATGGGCCATTCCTTCTCCGCCTCCGGAATACAACTTTGCGCAAACTCCGTTGGTCAGAGGATTGGATGCGCTGTGGGTTGAGAAAGAAGCTGGCAACAAGACCATTACGCCTGCTGAGCCGTTGGGACCGATTCATATGCCTTCACCGTCCATTCTTCCGTTTGTGATGTCCGTCGGGTTCTTTATCGCAGGTTTCGGGTTTATGTACGCGAAACATGAATTTGCGAACGGCATCGCGTCATTCCTCTTTGGAAACTATATTGTTGCAGTTGCCGGATTGGTTATCGTGTTGGTCAGCATGTTCCTGCGATCCGTATTTGATGACCACGGTTTTCATATCGAGCCTGAGGAATTGCAGGAAAAGGGGGTTAAAGCATGA
- a CDS encoding DUF420 domain-containing protein, with translation MAHLLPTISTFFIVISAVFIAIGWRLILRGKKQEHKKVMLWGAFFALVFFIIYLSKTVFIGNTTFGGPDHLKLIYFIFLLFHIVLATTAAVFGITTILLAFNEKFAKHRKFGRFTATIWFVTAVTGVTVYVLLYLMYPGGETKGLIDAIFTK, from the coding sequence TTGGCACATCTATTACCGACAATCAGCACCTTTTTTATTGTGATCAGCGCTGTGTTCATTGCGATCGGTTGGCGCCTGATCTTGCGCGGAAAGAAGCAAGAGCATAAAAAAGTCATGTTGTGGGGGGCTTTTTTTGCGCTTGTATTTTTTATCATTTATTTGTCGAAAACTGTTTTTATAGGGAACACAACCTTTGGCGGACCTGATCATTTGAAGCTCATCTATTTCATATTCCTTTTGTTTCATATTGTATTGGCTACGACTGCAGCAGTTTTCGGTATCACGACGATTCTGCTGGCTTTCAATGAAAAGTTTGCAAAGCATCGAAAGTTCGGAAGATTCACCGCAACGATTTGGTTCGTCACTGCAGTTACAGGGGTAACCGTTTATGTTCTTCTCTATCTTATGTATCCCGGTGGAGAGACCAAAGGTCTGATCGACGCGATTTTTACAAAATAA
- a CDS encoding alkaline phosphatase family protein, whose amino-acid sequence MKKVILLLVDSLMSHVLDNCIRDRTVPAFQFLISKGRYWPDCVTVFPTMTASVDSSLLTGEYPDVHRIPGLIWYEPTEKKIVNYINGWKCVQKLGVANCVEHVLHNLNEQHLSPEVTTIFEELEQQGLTSASINAIVHRASKKHKVRLPFFPDMITGFRFHNEVTGPEIMTLGALLDTEIEAGIPKTVQSAMQRYGINDDYAITAVRKLIESGRQPDFTLVYLPDNDHEVHKKNPEHAEESLVKVDRKLQTILNAFDSWEEAVERCVFIAISDHGQTRIGKSKEYNIDLDFLLEGYKVLQLDEQENDGHELVVCNNERMAYLYPLKLEKMQEIIRTLQRETKIDLIAWKQDRGVIVRESGSGKELSFIPGGDMFDVYGRAWTVEGSLEVLDLKLERGTIHFADYPDALSRLYGALYSQDTPVIAVTARPRYEFKSRYFPLHLNGGSHGSLHKFDSVIPLIITGTNMPIKEPTRLVDIKEIVLNLLLLKNAKK is encoded by the coding sequence ATGAAAAAAGTCATATTGCTTCTGGTTGATTCCCTGATGTCCCATGTCTTAGATAATTGTATCAGAGACCGCACCGTTCCGGCTTTTCAATTTCTGATCAGTAAAGGCAGATATTGGCCTGACTGCGTGACGGTATTCCCGACCATGACCGCTTCTGTGGACAGCTCGCTGCTGACCGGGGAATATCCGGATGTGCACCGGATTCCAGGGTTGATCTGGTATGAGCCGACGGAGAAGAAAATAGTGAACTACATAAACGGTTGGAAGTGTGTTCAAAAGCTCGGCGTGGCCAATTGCGTGGAGCATGTGCTGCACAACCTGAATGAACAGCATTTGAGCCCGGAGGTCACGACCATTTTTGAAGAATTGGAACAGCAAGGATTGACATCGGCTTCCATCAATGCGATTGTTCACAGGGCAAGCAAGAAACATAAAGTCCGTCTCCCGTTTTTTCCAGACATGATCACCGGCTTCCGATTTCACAATGAGGTGACAGGACCTGAGATTATGACACTGGGGGCTTTACTCGATACGGAAATCGAAGCGGGCATTCCCAAAACAGTTCAATCGGCAATGCAGAGGTATGGAATCAATGACGATTACGCCATAACCGCCGTTCGGAAACTTATCGAATCAGGGCGGCAGCCGGATTTCACGCTCGTGTATTTGCCCGATAACGATCATGAAGTACATAAGAAAAATCCGGAACATGCGGAAGAGTCGTTGGTGAAGGTAGACAGGAAACTTCAGACGATTCTGAACGCATTTGATTCATGGGAAGAAGCTGTCGAGCGTTGCGTATTTATTGCAATCAGTGACCATGGCCAAACAAGAATCGGCAAAAGCAAGGAGTACAACATTGATTTGGATTTCTTGCTGGAAGGCTATAAAGTTTTGCAATTGGACGAACAAGAGAATGACGGTCATGAACTGGTCGTCTGCAATAACGAGAGAATGGCATATCTCTACCCCTTGAAGTTGGAAAAAATGCAGGAAATCATCCGGACGCTGCAGCGTGAAACAAAAATCGATCTGATTGCTTGGAAACAAGATCGAGGCGTTATCGTGAGGGAAAGCGGATCTGGAAAGGAGTTGAGTTTTATACCTGGGGGCGATATGTTCGATGTGTACGGCAGAGCTTGGACCGTGGAAGGCTCGTTGGAGGTTTTGGATTTGAAGCTGGAGCGGGGAACCATCCATTTTGCAGACTATCCGGATGCTTTGTCCAGATTATACGGTGCGCTGTATTCTCAGGATACTCCAGTAATAGCAGTCACGGCTCGCCCAAGATATGAATTTAAGAGCCGATATTTCCCCCTTCATTTGAATGGAGGCAGTCATGGTTCCCTCCACAAATTCGATTCGGTGATTCCTTTGATTATTACGGGTACGAACATGCCCATTAAAGAGCCGACGCGATTGGTCGATATCAAGGAAATCGTTCTAAATCTTCTTCTACTTAAAAATGCAAAAAAATGA
- the ctaG gene encoding cytochrome c oxidase assembly factor CtaG — protein sequence MFGLEYFSFRVIWSPFFLSVVLIIALVYLLLVGPWRHRFEGSTKVSSGKKAWFLAGLLIYYMTQGGPMNLLGHLIFSVHMLNMALVYLVVPLFILLGIPGWLLRPALRIQWAKSLLYSLTNPIITVLLFNALFSFYHWPSVLDFVMTHFIIHRLFDAIMLIAAFMMWWPIVTPLPETERLSDLQKMGYVFANGVLLTPACGLITFADHTLYSTFSDPNVWATAMGYCVPDGTPAELLSQFSGGPKFFFILSALEDQQLGGVLMKLTQEAVYGTVLAYIFFKWYRKENPKRNEIDPIDEQSLERVGYAGGSGK from the coding sequence ATGTTTGGACTGGAGTATTTTTCTTTTCGCGTAATATGGAGTCCGTTTTTTTTGTCCGTTGTACTGATAATCGCTTTGGTTTATTTGCTGTTGGTCGGTCCGTGGAGACATCGGTTTGAAGGATCAACCAAGGTCAGTTCCGGGAAAAAGGCGTGGTTTTTGGCCGGATTGCTGATTTATTACATGACCCAAGGCGGGCCAATGAATTTGCTGGGCCATCTGATTTTCAGCGTCCATATGTTGAATATGGCGCTTGTATATTTGGTTGTACCCTTGTTTATCCTACTGGGAATTCCGGGATGGCTGCTGCGCCCCGCGTTGCGTATCCAATGGGCTAAGTCGCTGCTGTATTCCTTGACAAATCCGATTATCACGGTGCTGTTGTTTAATGCGCTGTTTTCATTTTACCATTGGCCATCGGTACTCGATTTCGTCATGACTCATTTCATCATTCATCGCCTCTTTGATGCCATAATGCTGATCGCCGCTTTCATGATGTGGTGGCCGATCGTCACTCCGCTGCCGGAGACGGAACGGCTTTCGGATCTGCAGAAAATGGGTTATGTATTTGCCAACGGGGTACTGCTGACTCCGGCTTGCGGTTTGATCACATTTGCCGATCATACGCTGTACTCGACATTCTCTGATCCTAATGTTTGGGCTACGGCTATGGGCTATTGCGTGCCTGACGGAACACCGGCTGAATTGCTGTCCCAATTCAGCGGCGGTCCCAAGTTCTTCTTTATCCTGTCCGCTCTGGAAGATCAGCAGCTGGGCGGCGTCTTGATGAAGCTCACGCAGGAGGCCGTGTACGGCACAGTTTTGGCCTACATTTTCTTTAAATGGTATCGCAAAGAGAATCCGAAGCGGAATGAGATCGATCCGATTGACGAGCAATCGCTGGAACGTGTGGGCTATGCCGGAGGATCCGGCAAATAA
- a CDS encoding metallophosphoesterase: MLSTAFMVFFPMSLIYFLYRGYANTRDVAVNRISLNHQHASGSGGQSHKLNVLHISDMHLENISISPDQLYDKLKDETIDLIALTGDFLDRKRSIPKMVPYLKALNNLNPAHGVYAVLGNHDYVLRPVHLDKLKQTLEEHNCRTLINEWHSLRIKGNTINIIGIDDYSTRRSDISAAYEGKPEGFDLVLTHDPNIVLNMRDISFHYLLSGHFHGGQIHWPKPFHLLKMGKLVRLNMIKGLHVYHGKPFYISEGLGQTGLNIRVGCRPEITIHQLHVPSVSLDDQQTDDGIVA; this comes from the coding sequence ATGTTATCAACAGCTTTTATGGTATTTTTTCCGATGTCACTGATTTATTTTCTATATAGAGGCTATGCGAATACCCGCGATGTTGCGGTCAACCGGATTAGCTTGAATCATCAACATGCATCGGGATCGGGCGGACAGAGCCATAAGTTGAATGTGCTGCACATCTCGGACATGCACTTGGAGAATATTTCAATCTCTCCGGATCAGCTGTATGACAAATTAAAAGATGAAACAATTGATCTCATCGCTTTGACGGGGGACTTTTTGGACAGGAAACGCAGCATTCCCAAGATGGTCCCCTATTTGAAGGCGCTGAACAATCTGAACCCGGCTCACGGCGTTTATGCCGTTCTAGGAAATCACGACTACGTGCTGAGACCGGTACATTTGGATAAGTTGAAGCAAACGCTGGAGGAGCATAACTGCCGTACGCTGATTAATGAATGGCACTCGCTCCGTATCAAGGGAAATACCATCAATATTATCGGGATTGATGATTACAGCACGCGTCGCAGCGACATTTCCGCAGCTTATGAGGGGAAACCTGAGGGCTTTGACCTGGTGTTGACCCATGATCCGAATATCGTTCTGAACATGCGCGATATTTCTTTTCATTATTTGCTGTCCGGGCATTTTCACGGCGGTCAGATTCATTGGCCGAAGCCGTTTCATTTGCTGAAAATGGGAAAGCTGGTTCGTTTGAATATGATCAAGGGTCTGCATGTTTATCATGGAAAGCCGTTCTATATCAGTGAAGGATTGGGCCAGACGGGACTGAACATTCGAGTGGGATGCAGGCCGGAAATCACGATTCATCAGCTTCACGTTCCGTCCGTTTCCTTAGATGATCAGCAGACCGATGATGGCATTGTGGCATAA